The following proteins are encoded in a genomic region of Flammeovirga pectinis:
- the pepE gene encoding dipeptidase PepE yields MNNRNLLIVSTSTVHGNGYLGYCEDTIKEFFMGVDEVLFIPYARPGGITHSEYTAIAKKKFNELGFKMRGLHEFDNPKNALLSAKGVFTGGGNTFVLLDQLQKLDLIETIQSRVKIGMRYMGTSAGSNITGLTINTTNDMPIAHPKSLNALALVPFNLNPHYLDPDPNSKHMGETRETRIKEFHTYNPQIVIGLREGSWLSVKENTIVLGGELSARVFIQGKEPYELTPNDDFSFLLNR; encoded by the coding sequence ATGAATAACAGAAATTTATTAATTGTCAGTACCTCTACTGTCCATGGAAATGGCTATTTAGGTTACTGCGAAGATACAATCAAAGAATTCTTTATGGGTGTTGATGAAGTTCTCTTTATCCCTTATGCTAGACCTGGAGGAATTACTCATAGTGAATATACTGCAATAGCAAAAAAGAAATTCAATGAGTTAGGCTTTAAAATGAGAGGCTTACACGAATTTGACAATCCTAAAAATGCTCTTTTATCAGCAAAAGGAGTATTTACAGGCGGAGGAAATACGTTTGTTTTATTAGATCAGTTACAAAAGTTAGATCTAATAGAAACAATTCAATCTAGAGTTAAGATTGGTATGAGATATATGGGAACAAGTGCAGGTTCTAACATTACTGGGTTAACAATTAATACCACTAATGACATGCCTATTGCCCACCCAAAATCACTTAATGCATTAGCGTTAGTTCCTTTTAACTTAAACCCTCATTACTTAGATCCAGATCCAAATTCTAAGCATATGGGAGAAACGAGAGAAACAAGAATTAAAGAATTCCACACATATAACCCTCAAATTGTTATTGGGTTAAGAGAAGGATCTTGGCTTAGTGTGAAAGAAAATACTATTGTTCTTGGAGGAGAACTATCCGCTAGGGTATTTATACAAGGAAAAGAACCTTATGAACTTACTCCTAACGATGATTTCAGTTTCCTATTAAATCGATAA
- a CDS encoding transposase: protein MESRAFIGPILSKMSDLRKSKVNFLTECFILFLSIKGKINFLQLSRYGSYSEKTYRNNFESGFSFSEFNHHLINEHCGDEKIIAFDPVYLSKSGKKTYGLGKYWSGCAGKAQKGLDLSGIGIVDVESRNAFHYDAIQTPSITELKEKGMSLVDHYASTLLTHKEQLLTHSKYVVADAYFAKEKFVRPLDEAGFTVLSRFRGDMNARYLFEGPKTGKRGRPKKFNGKVDWKNIDLDIFQLEDDTDLYYLYSAKIYSVALKREVMIALVQFKNQKLKQKIFFSTDLNQEAFQIFNYYRLRFHIEFLFRDAKQHTSLTGCQGISKNKIHFHTNMALTSVSIAKAFHWINQEKKERGPFSMANIKTLYFNELILKKIFSVFRIDVDVEKNKQQFEMIRKLGQIAA from the coding sequence ATGGAAAGCAGAGCTTTCATAGGACCAATATTATCAAAAATGTCTGACTTAAGAAAAAGTAAAGTCAACTTTTTAACAGAATGTTTTATACTCTTCTTGAGTATCAAGGGGAAAATTAATTTTCTTCAGTTATCAAGGTATGGTTCATATAGTGAAAAAACTTACCGAAATAATTTCGAATCAGGTTTTTCTTTTTCAGAATTTAATCATCATTTGATCAATGAACATTGTGGTGATGAAAAAATAATAGCTTTCGATCCTGTTTACCTCAGTAAAAGTGGTAAGAAAACCTATGGTTTAGGGAAATATTGGTCCGGATGTGCTGGTAAAGCTCAAAAAGGATTGGATTTATCAGGTATTGGAATTGTTGATGTAGAAAGTCGTAATGCCTTTCATTATGATGCAATCCAAACGCCTTCAATTACAGAATTAAAGGAGAAAGGCATGAGTTTAGTTGACCATTATGCATCCACTTTGCTTACACATAAAGAGCAATTATTGACGCATTCTAAGTATGTTGTAGCTGATGCTTATTTTGCAAAAGAAAAGTTTGTTCGACCATTAGATGAGGCTGGCTTTACTGTACTTAGTCGATTTAGAGGTGATATGAATGCAAGGTATTTATTTGAAGGACCAAAAACAGGAAAACGCGGTAGACCTAAAAAATTCAACGGAAAAGTAGACTGGAAAAATATTGATCTCGATATTTTTCAGTTAGAAGATGATACAGACTTATATTATTTGTACTCTGCAAAAATTTATAGCGTTGCTTTAAAAAGAGAAGTAATGATTGCACTTGTTCAATTTAAAAATCAAAAGCTCAAGCAAAAAATATTCTTTTCAACAGATCTAAATCAAGAGGCCTTCCAAATTTTCAATTATTACAGATTACGTTTTCACATAGAATTTCTTTTTCGAGATGCAAAACAGCATACAAGTCTTACAGGTTGTCAAGGAATAAGTAAAAATAAAATTCATTTTCATACTAATATGGCACTTACTTCTGTCTCAATTGCTAAGGCTTTTCATTGGATCAATCAAGAAAAAAAGGAAAGAGGACCCTTTTCAATGGCTAACATAAAAACACTCTATTTCAATGAGTTAATACTAAAAAAGATTTTTAGTGTATTTCGAATTGATGTAGATGTTGAAAAAAATAAACAGCAATTTGAGATGATTCGAAAATTAGGTCAAATTGCTGCTTGA
- a CDS encoding DnaJ domain-containing protein, with amino-acid sequence MSDFYNILGVNKQADKRQIKKAYLSLAKKYHPDVAGNDPLNEDKFKLINEAYNTLSDDSKKFHYDQGSIFSSTNFYNTTQTTPSPPPPRAAREENRRSDRFQAKREEYKESVQEEKKSNKKNRKKYIPAMVAGYVAIMIGVVSFFVNRQSKLAAEAYANAKTNLEVLNTNKALSDAQLLSEYDAFTESKIIFSALLIVDKKEKTGINELLALKNELNNDQISTFDNDINYYLGRAYFNLKNKTKAIATFEKVLSKDKKNTPVNYWLGRTLNELSHDYDAAARCFEISMGNENYKTQSILRCGIALQNDRQYNLSEEYLLLAVDEPTTKAIANYHLGWHYFLSKQNNGKACIYWKLSAKQGNPEALYQVRRNCR; translated from the coding sequence ATGAGCGATTTTTATAACATTTTAGGAGTTAATAAGCAAGCTGACAAGCGTCAGATTAAAAAAGCTTATTTATCCCTAGCAAAAAAATACCATCCTGATGTAGCAGGAAATGACCCTTTAAATGAAGATAAATTTAAACTAATCAATGAGGCTTACAATACACTATCTGATGATAGTAAGAAGTTTCATTATGATCAAGGGAGTATATTTTCTTCAACAAACTTTTATAACACTACCCAAACTACACCTAGTCCCCCGCCTCCAAGAGCAGCAAGAGAAGAGAACCGCAGAAGCGATCGCTTTCAAGCAAAAAGAGAGGAATACAAAGAGAGTGTTCAAGAGGAAAAAAAATCAAATAAGAAAAATAGAAAGAAATACATTCCGGCAATGGTAGCTGGTTATGTTGCCATTATGATTGGGGTTGTCTCTTTTTTCGTAAATCGCCAGAGCAAACTGGCGGCAGAAGCGTACGCTAATGCCAAAACAAACCTTGAAGTTTTAAATACAAATAAAGCTTTAAGCGATGCACAATTACTTTCTGAATATGATGCTTTCACTGAAAGTAAAATCATTTTCTCTGCCTTATTAATTGTGGATAAAAAAGAAAAAACTGGAATTAATGAGCTTTTAGCTTTAAAAAATGAATTAAATAACGATCAAATTTCAACTTTTGATAACGATATTAATTATTATTTAGGGCGTGCTTATTTCAATTTAAAAAATAAGACAAAAGCTATAGCTACTTTTGAAAAAGTATTATCTAAGGATAAAAAAAATACTCCTGTAAATTATTGGCTTGGAAGAACACTTAATGAGTTATCGCATGATTATGATGCAGCAGCCAGGTGCTTTGAGATAAGCATGGGTAATGAAAATTACAAAACACAATCTATTTTAAGGTGTGGAATTGCTCTTCAGAATGACAGACAATATAATTTATCTGAAGAATATTTACTTCTAGCAGTAGATGAGCCTACTACTAAAGCGATTGCTAATTATCATCTTGGATGGCACTATTTTCTTAGCAAGCAGAATAATGGTAAAGCATGTATTTATTGGAAGTTATCCGCTAAGCAAGGTAATCCAGAAGCTTTGTATCAGGTAAGAAGAAACTGTAGATAA